GAGCTAAGCTCTGTAATACTATAATTATGAGAATTTGTAATTAGATAACTCCCGTTTTCTTAAGCTCCAAGATTTCATCTTTGCTTAATGCGAGCATACCGGAATATACTTCCAGATTGTGCTCACCGATCTCAGGCACCTTATCTCGTAAGTGGCTTTCGGGGATTGAGCTCATTTTTATGGGGTTTCCGGCAATCTTGATGGAGCCTGCCAGATTGTCTTCCACTTCCACAATCATGTTTCGGGCTAAAATCTGAATATCGTTCATCACTTCTTCCACGTTGTTTATGGGAGCGCAGGGAATACCTGCAACTTCCAGTATCCTGAGCCATTCACTACTGCTTTTGGTGGCAAAGATGGGAGATAAACAGCGATTTAACTCCTCAATGTTGTCTGTTCGCAGGCGATTTGTAGTAAAGCGAGGATCTGTAAGTAAGGCATTGCTATCTATTGCTTTACAGAAAGTTTGCCACAGGTTGTCGTTGCCCACCGCTACTACGAAGAA
This genomic interval from Candidatus Cloacimonadota bacterium contains the following:
- a CDS encoding CoA transferase codes for the protein GHPNCDPTRVGMSLGDITASLFTAIGINAALYHRTSTGMGQKIDVSMLDSQVAILENALVRYQAEGCAPQPLGNRHPTIAPFQAYLASDKFFVVAVGNDNLWQTFCKAIDSNALLTDPRFTTNRLRTDNIEELNRCLSPIFATKSSSEWLRILEVAGIPCAPINNVEEVMNDIQILARNMIVEVEDNLAGSIKIAGNPIKMSSIPESHLRDKVPEIGEHNLEVYSGMLALSKDEILELKKTGVI